TGACGTGCTGGAACTCGGTGATCTGCCAGAGCTGGCCGTCGATGTTCAGCACAAGGCCATTCTTGAAATCGGCAGTGGATGCCACGGTCGGTCGTTCTCCTAGGTCAGGACGGTCAGTTCCTTGGGGAACCGGGTCAGTAGTTCGGGGCTTCGTTCGCCGACGACCAGGGTGTCCTCGATGCGGACACCGCCACGGTCGGGCAGGTAGACACCGGGTTCCACGGTCACCACGGAGCCAGCAAGCAGTGTACCGGCGGCGGCGGAGTTGATTCCCGGCGCTTCGTGGATCTGCAGTCCGACCCCGTGCCCGAGACCGTGCCCGAAGAACTCGCCGTAGCCGGCGTCGACGATCACCTGCCGGGCCGCGCCATCGACGTCACGAAGCTCCGCCCCCACCTCGAGAGCGTTGCGGCCGGCCCGCTGGGAGGCCGCCACCAGGTCGTAGATCTCCAGCTGCCAGTCGGCCGCTGCGCCGAGCACAAACGTGCGGGTCATGTCGGAGTGGTAGCCGCCGACCAGCGCGCCGAAGTCGATTTTGACGAAGTCGCCGCTGGCCAGCACCGCGTCGGTCGGCCGGTGATGTGGGATCGCCGAATTGGCTCCGGTGGCCACGATGGTTTCGAACGACGGCCCGTCGGCGCCGTGTTCGAGCATCAGCGCCTCGAGCTGGCGGCCGACCTCCCGCTCGGTGCGGCCCGGCCGCAGCCCGTCGCTGCTCACCAACACCGCCAGGGC
This is a stretch of genomic DNA from Mycobacterium sp. ELW1. It encodes these proteins:
- a CDS encoding aminopeptidase P family protein; this encodes MTHSQRRDRLAAALAADGLDAIVISDLVNVRYLSGFSGSNAALLVFAGDTPDVLATDSRYRTQAAQQAPDLETVIERACGRHLVGRAVADGARRIGFESHVVTVDGFDALAREVDEQPTAELVRASGTVEALREIKDAGEIALLRLACEAADAALAVLVSSDGLRPGRTEREVGRQLEALMLEHGADGPSFETIVATGANSAIPHHRPTDAVLASGDFVKIDFGALVGGYHSDMTRTFVLGAAADWQLEIYDLVAASQRAGRNALEVGAELRDVDGAARQVIVDAGYGEFFGHGLGHGVGLQIHEAPGINSAAAGTLLAGSVVTVEPGVYLPDRGGVRIEDTLVVGERSPELLTRFPKELTVLT